A window from Bacteroides sp. encodes these proteins:
- a CDS encoding alpha-L-fucosidase — protein sequence MKRRFLMLAIVVLISTLGFSQSQQYFPDPDPAIAERLEEWQDLKFGLLMHWGPYSQWGIVESWSICPEDLSWASGGRKEGVADNYFDYVKQYEALQNTFNPIHFDPERWAAAARDAGMKYVVFTTKHHDGFCMFDSKHTDYKITSPNTPFSTHPRSNVTAEIFKAFRAEGFWTGAYFSKPDWHSQYYWWPHFPPSDRNVNYSVDKHPQRWQQFVEYIHNQIDELMSDYGRVDILWLDGGWVQPKSNAELREEMLIEYEGSRYVRNPQNQDVNMPEIVRKAREKQPGLLMVDRAVQGIHQNYLTPEQHIPNEGLPYPWETCMTMANSWSYTPNDVYKSPNDLIEKLVDIVSKGGNYLLNIGPAPDGTLDTEAYDRLEKIGQWMKVNGEAIYATRPFEVFSQGDRIRFTRSKDNETLYVFLFDFPEEPVRIERAGSRDVGRVTLMANQRSLRFEKKGEDLEVSIPARMKDSGEHVWVLKID from the coding sequence ATGAAGAGAAGATTCTTGATGCTGGCGATTGTGGTGCTAATAAGCACTCTGGGTTTTTCACAAAGTCAGCAATATTTCCCGGACCCCGATCCTGCCATTGCTGAACGCCTGGAAGAGTGGCAAGACCTGAAATTTGGCCTGCTGATGCACTGGGGGCCATACAGCCAGTGGGGCATCGTCGAGAGCTGGTCCATTTGCCCTGAGGATCTCAGCTGGGCCTCCGGCGGTAGAAAGGAAGGGGTGGCGGATAACTATTTCGATTATGTGAAGCAATACGAAGCCCTGCAAAACACCTTCAACCCCATTCATTTTGATCCTGAGCGCTGGGCTGCTGCAGCCCGTGACGCCGGGATGAAATACGTAGTCTTCACCACCAAGCACCACGACGGTTTTTGCATGTTCGATTCAAAACATACAGACTACAAAATCACCAGCCCGAATACCCCTTTTTCAACGCATCCCCGCAGCAATGTGACCGCAGAGATTTTCAAGGCATTCCGTGCAGAGGGCTTCTGGACCGGCGCCTATTTCTCCAAGCCCGACTGGCACAGCCAATATTACTGGTGGCCACATTTCCCGCCTTCCGACCGCAACGTCAACTATTCCGTTGACAAGCACCCGCAACGCTGGCAGCAGTTTGTGGAATATATCCACAACCAGATCGACGAGCTGATGAGCGATTACGGGCGGGTGGATATCCTGTGGCTCGATGGAGGATGGGTGCAACCTAAATCCAATGCGGAGCTGCGCGAGGAAATGCTCATTGAATACGAGGGCAGCCGCTATGTCCGCAACCCCCAGAACCAGGATGTAAATATGCCAGAGATCGTCCGTAAGGCCCGCGAGAAACAACCCGGGCTGCTGATGGTCGACCGCGCTGTGCAGGGCATCCATCAGAACTACCTCACCCCTGAGCAGCATATCCCTAACGAAGGCCTGCCTTATCCCTGGGAGACATGCATGACCATGGCCAACAGCTGGAGCTATACGCCTAACGATGTTTATAAAAGCCCCAATGACCTGATCGAGAAACTGGTGGACATCGTCAGCAAGGGGGGCAATTACCTGCTGAACATTGGACCTGCCCCTGATGGTACTCTGGACACCGAAGCCTACGACCGTCTGGAGAAAATCGGGCAGTGGATGAAGGTCAATGGCGAGGCCATCTATGCCACCCGGCCCTTTGAGGTGTTCTCGCAGGGAGACAGGATCCGCTTCACACGTAGCAAGGACAATGAAACCTTGTATGTCTTTTTGTTTGATTTTCCCGAAGAGCCGGTTCGCATTGAAAGGGCCGGCAGCAGGGATGTCGGCAGGGTGACCTTGATGGCCAATCAGCGTTCACTTAGGTTCGAAAAGAAGGGAGAGGACCTGGAAGTCAGTATTCCTGCACGGATGAAAGACAGCGGTGAACATGTCTGGGTGCTTAAGATAGATTAG
- a CDS encoding GH92 family glycosyl hydrolase, whose protein sequence is MKKYSFILPLLAFLIFSPTMAQTTEMENLLPYVNPFIGTQKMGHTYPGATVPFGAVQLSPDTDTIPMYDQDGQYIPGVYAYCAGYQYDDPTIVGFSHTHFSGTGHSDLGDILLMPTVGELKLNPGTADKPASGYRSAYSKENEAAEPNYYRVLLDDYHVLAELTTTTRVGMHRYTFPATNQAHLILDMVHGIYPYEGKNVWTFLRVENDTLVTGYRMTTGWARTRTVYFAMAFSKPFREYGFHQAKKEPYVGFWRRFDQTSIFPEAAARELRGHFDFEMQEGEQLLVKVAISPVSASGALHNMQAEAPHWDFDRVKKQGQVRWSEELNKVQVETLTEGEKVNFYTSLYHSFLGPTEYMDVDGRYKGLDQEIHQADGFINYTSFSLWDTYRALHPLFNILQPSRNRDMIRSMLAHYDQSVHKMLPIWSHYANENWCMIGYHSVSVIADALAKGIGGFDPDLALEACVNTARNQYYDALPWYMELGFVPEDKSSNSASKTLEFAYNDWCIAQMAESLGRMDIYEEFMARSDNYKNLFDPKTGFMRPRHSDGSFLKDFDPLDTHGQGFIEGNAWNYGLYVPHNLEGLVSLKGGTKKFAAYLDELFTMTLPDHYFEQTEDVTREGIIGNYVHGNEPSHHIPFLYHWTDEPWKTQERVRMIGPLMYRPAPDGLGGNDDFGQMSAWYIFNALGFYPVLPGSDQYVFGSPSVVSATIPLENGKVFSVRTVNQSAENVYIRKITLNGKPLNRHYIRHQEIVDGGELVFHMGRRPLR, encoded by the coding sequence ATGAAAAAATACTCCTTCATCCTTCCTCTTTTGGCTTTCCTAATATTTTCCCCGACCATGGCACAGACCACGGAGATGGAAAACCTGCTTCCCTATGTGAATCCCTTCATCGGAACACAAAAGATGGGACACACCTATCCCGGCGCCACGGTGCCCTTTGGGGCGGTGCAATTGAGTCCCGATACCGACACCATCCCGATGTATGACCAGGACGGGCAATATATCCCCGGCGTTTATGCCTATTGCGCCGGATATCAGTATGATGATCCCACCATCGTGGGATTCAGCCATACGCATTTCAGCGGCACGGGACATTCCGACCTGGGCGACATCCTGCTCATGCCCACCGTGGGCGAACTGAAACTTAACCCGGGCACTGCCGATAAGCCCGCCAGCGGATACCGCTCGGCCTATTCCAAAGAAAACGAAGCAGCTGAACCCAATTATTACCGTGTACTGCTCGACGATTACCATGTGCTGGCCGAGCTGACCACCACCACCCGCGTGGGTATGCACCGATATACCTTCCCGGCCACCAATCAGGCACACCTCATCCTCGACATGGTACACGGCATTTATCCCTATGAGGGCAAGAATGTGTGGACCTTCCTGCGGGTAGAGAATGATACCCTTGTGACCGGATACCGGATGACCACCGGCTGGGCCCGCACACGTACCGTTTACTTTGCAATGGCCTTTTCCAAGCCTTTCAGGGAATATGGTTTCCACCAGGCTAAAAAAGAACCCTATGTGGGCTTCTGGCGAAGGTTTGACCAGACAAGCATCTTTCCTGAAGCGGCTGCCCGCGAACTCAGGGGCCATTTCGACTTTGAGATGCAGGAGGGTGAACAACTACTTGTGAAAGTGGCCATCTCCCCCGTTAGTGCTAGCGGCGCTTTGCACAATATGCAGGCTGAGGCCCCGCACTGGGACTTCGACCGGGTGAAGAAACAGGGACAGGTTCGCTGGAGTGAAGAGCTGAATAAGGTCCAGGTTGAAACCCTTACGGAAGGCGAAAAGGTGAACTTCTATACCTCACTCTACCACTCCTTTCTGGGACCCACCGAATACATGGATGTCGATGGCCGTTACAAGGGACTGGACCAGGAAATCCATCAGGCGGACGGCTTTATCAACTATACTTCTTTTTCTCTTTGGGACACTTACCGCGCCCTTCACCCACTGTTCAACATCCTGCAGCCCTCCCGAAACCGCGATATGATCCGTTCGATGCTCGCCCATTACGATCAGAGTGTCCACAAGATGCTGCCCATATGGTCGCATTATGCCAACGAGAACTGGTGCATGATCGGTTACCACAGTGTATCGGTGATTGCCGATGCCCTTGCCAAGGGCATTGGTGGCTTCGATCCTGATCTGGCCCTCGAAGCCTGTGTGAACACAGCACGCAATCAATATTACGATGCCTTGCCCTGGTATATGGAACTGGGTTTTGTACCGGAGGACAAAAGCAGCAATTCGGCTTCCAAGACCCTTGAATTTGCTTACAACGACTGGTGCATCGCCCAGATGGCAGAGTCGCTGGGTCGCATGGATATCTATGAGGAGTTTATGGCCCGTTCGGATAACTATAAAAATCTGTTTGACCCAAAAACCGGCTTTATGCGTCCAAGACATAGTGATGGCTCCTTTTTGAAGGACTTCGATCCTCTCGATACCCATGGACAAGGATTTATTGAAGGCAACGCCTGGAACTATGGCCTTTATGTGCCACACAACCTGGAGGGGCTGGTCAGTCTGAAGGGCGGCACGAAAAAGTTCGCCGCTTACCTCGACGAGCTTTTTACGATGACACTTCCTGACCATTACTTTGAGCAAACCGAAGACGTCACCCGCGAAGGCATCATCGGAAATTATGTGCATGGCAACGAGCCTTCTCATCACATCCCTTTCCTGTATCACTGGACAGATGAGCCCTGGAAGACCCAGGAAAGGGTGCGGATGATTGGCCCGCTGATGTACCGCCCTGCCCCCGATGGTCTGGGTGGCAATGACGACTTTGGGCAGATGAGCGCCTGGTACATCTTCAACGCCCTGGGCTTTTACCCCGTGCTGCCAGGCAGCGACCAATATGTCTTTGGAAGCCCCTCGGTGGTCTCTGCCACCATCCCTCTGGAGAATGGCAAGGTGTTTTCTGTCCGTACAGTCAACCAGTCAGCAGAGAATGTCTACATACGGAAGATCACCCTTAATGGCAAGCCATTAAACCGACATTACATCAGGCATCAGGAAATTGTGGATGGCGGGGAACTGGTATTCCATATGGGCAGGCGTCCGTTAAGATAA
- a CDS encoding class I SAM-dependent methyltransferase: MMKDSEKKPWYEELFANYGKTYDNESFVFGTQGECDFIEKEAGFDKNLRILDVGCGTGRHSIELTKRGYRVTGIDLSENQLQRAQEKAQAEGLDIDFRKMDARNLGFDQEFDMVIMICEGGFPLMETDEMNFLILQSATRALKPSGKFIFTTLNGLFPLFHSVKEFMDKNTEEGKATYDGLSFDLMTFREHNITTVRDDDGNPLELDCNERYYVPSEITWLLKSLGFQEIDIYGATLGAFSRDDKLTTEDYEMLVIGKK; this comes from the coding sequence ATGATGAAAGATTCAGAGAAAAAGCCCTGGTACGAAGAACTTTTTGCAAACTACGGAAAGACTTACGACAATGAGTCCTTTGTCTTTGGCACCCAAGGCGAATGTGATTTTATTGAAAAGGAAGCCGGTTTTGACAAGAACCTTCGCATCCTGGATGTCGGCTGCGGGACTGGCCGGCATTCCATTGAGCTTACCAAACGTGGCTACCGGGTGACCGGAATCGACCTTTCGGAAAACCAACTGCAAAGGGCGCAAGAAAAGGCACAGGCAGAAGGCCTCGACATCGACTTCCGGAAAATGGATGCCCGCAACCTTGGTTTTGATCAGGAATTCGATATGGTCATCATGATTTGCGAAGGAGGATTTCCCCTGATGGAGACCGACGAGATGAACTTCCTGATTCTTCAGAGCGCCACCCGTGCCCTCAAACCAAGTGGGAAATTCATTTTTACCACCCTCAACGGGCTGTTTCCCCTCTTTCATTCCGTGAAGGAATTTATGGACAAAAACACCGAAGAGGGCAAAGCCACTTATGATGGACTCAGCTTTGACCTGATGACCTTTCGCGAACACAATATCACCACTGTGAGAGACGATGACGGAAACCCCCTCGAACTCGACTGCAATGAACGGTATTATGTCCCCTCCGAGATCACCTGGTTGCTGAAATCTCTTGGCTTCCAGGAAATTGATATCTATGGTGCCACCCTGGGCGCTTTCAGCCGCGATGACAAACTGACTACCGAAGACTATGAAATGCTCGTAATTGGCAAGAAATGA
- a CDS encoding glycoside hydrolase family 18 protein translates to MRSITYILALLFIAILAACGLHKTEKSTEPGEKRFIVGYVFPGDRVMDESEVNGALLTHINFAFANIIDGKMVEGYPTDSINFAVLRKVREQHPHLKLLISVGGWGWSGNFSDMAMTAKNRAIFIQSAVDFLKKHELDGLDLDWEYPGLPGNNNIHRPEDKENFTALLSECRQALDELGGNKKHYLLTIAAAAFSGYLEHTEMDVAADYLDFINIMTYDFTGEWDNSTGHHTNLHRPAFDANAMSVEGSVDLFIETGVPAEKLLIGVAFYGRGWREVSLENNGLGQPAIGLSGTNLNYNSIVRDFLSDPAFRPLRDTSAAAPFLWNPEGRIFITFEDPESLKRKAEFVNDKGLKGIMFWQYFGDHEETLLRVIFEEINR, encoded by the coding sequence GTGAGAAGTATTACTTACATCCTGGCCTTACTGTTCATCGCAATCCTTGCTGCCTGTGGCTTGCATAAGACAGAGAAATCAACTGAACCTGGTGAAAAAAGGTTCATTGTTGGGTACGTTTTTCCGGGAGACCGGGTCATGGACGAATCGGAAGTCAATGGCGCCCTGCTCACGCACATCAACTTCGCTTTTGCCAATATCATCGATGGAAAGATGGTGGAAGGCTATCCCACTGACAGTATAAATTTTGCCGTTCTTCGCAAGGTCAGGGAACAGCATCCACATCTGAAACTGCTCATCTCCGTAGGAGGCTGGGGTTGGTCTGGGAACTTTTCCGATATGGCAATGACGGCCAAAAACCGTGCCATTTTTATTCAAAGTGCAGTCGATTTTCTAAAAAAACATGAGCTCGATGGGCTTGATCTCGACTGGGAATATCCCGGCCTTCCAGGAAACAATAACATTCACCGGCCCGAAGACAAAGAGAACTTTACTGCCCTGCTGAGTGAATGCAGGCAAGCCCTTGATGAGCTGGGCGGCAATAAAAAACATTATTTGCTGACCATCGCTGCGGCAGCTTTTTCCGGATACCTGGAACATACCGAAATGGATGTGGCGGCTGATTACCTCGACTTTATCAATATCATGACATACGACTTTACGGGCGAATGGGACAATAGTACTGGTCACCATACCAACCTGCACAGGCCTGCATTTGATGCCAATGCCATGTCGGTGGAGGGAAGTGTTGACTTATTTATTGAAACAGGCGTACCTGCCGAAAAGTTACTAATTGGGGTGGCTTTTTACGGACGCGGCTGGCGCGAAGTCTCGCTTGAAAACAACGGTCTGGGCCAGCCTGCCATTGGCCTATCAGGTACTAACCTGAATTACAACAGCATCGTAAGGGATTTTTTGTCCGATCCCGCATTCAGGCCCCTCCGGGATACCAGCGCGGCGGCACCCTTTCTATGGAACCCTGAAGGACGGATTTTCATCACCTTTGAGGACCCGGAATCCCTGAAAAGAAAGGCGGAGTTTGTCAATGACAAAGGTCTGAAAGGCATAATGTTCTGGCAGTATTTTGGAGATCATGAAGAAACCCTGCTGCGTGTCATTTTTGAAGAAATCAATCGGTGA
- a CDS encoding dienelactone hydrolase family protein: MKKILLPALLLFSLMGSIAQPSVLYKPEIFISENDTLPYRILFPENFDVDGNYPLILFLHGAGERGADNEKQLVHGSEFFASDENRTNFPAVVVFPQCADDSYWAGVGFGMNDQGKRTFSFDPSGEPTQPMRLTIGLLESLLREDWVDKQRVYVGGLSMGGMGTFELLYRMPELFAAAFPICGGGNPEMINEKVSDVNVWAFHGEEDPVVPPELSVEMLTAYLKAGVTVKLTLYPGVGHNAWDFAFKEPELLPWLFSNHK; encoded by the coding sequence ATGAAAAAAATCCTTTTGCCCGCTTTATTATTGTTTTCCTTAATGGGATCTATTGCGCAGCCATCAGTCTTGTATAAACCGGAAATCTTTATTTCCGAAAACGATACCTTGCCTTACCGCATCCTGTTCCCGGAAAACTTTGATGTGGATGGAAATTACCCTTTGATCTTATTTCTTCACGGGGCTGGTGAACGGGGTGCTGACAACGAAAAGCAATTGGTCCACGGTTCAGAATTTTTTGCATCGGATGAGAACCGAACTAATTTCCCTGCCGTAGTGGTGTTCCCTCAATGTGCCGATGATTCTTACTGGGCCGGTGTCGGGTTTGGAATGAATGATCAGGGCAAGCGCACTTTTTCTTTTGACCCTTCCGGCGAGCCAACTCAACCTATGAGATTAACCATCGGTTTGCTCGAATCTTTGCTCAGGGAGGACTGGGTCGATAAGCAGCGGGTTTATGTGGGCGGGTTGTCAATGGGTGGTATGGGTACCTTTGAACTGCTTTACCGCATGCCAGAATTATTTGCCGCCGCATTTCCCATCTGTGGCGGAGGTAATCCGGAAATGATCAACGAAAAGGTCAGCGATGTCAACGTCTGGGCTTTCCACGGAGAGGAGGATCCGGTGGTTCCTCCTGAACTGTCAGTAGAAATGTTGACTGCCTACCTGAAAGCCGGTGTAACAGTAAAACTAACCCTTTACCCCGGCGTTGGACACAATGCCTGGGATTTTGCCTTCAAGGAACCGGAGCTGCTCCCCTGGTTGTTTTCAAACCACAAATAA
- the bglX gene encoding beta-glucosidase BglX — translation MKIKLIALLAFSLLLFACNLGEPENNQPAMNDFLDSLLKQMTLEEKIGQLNLLPGYEGIVTGEARASVIGTRIQEGKVGAIFNVRSPEKIREMQRVAVEESRLGIPLLFGLDVIHGYKTGFPIPLGLAASFDMDLIRQIARISAIEATADGISWTFSPMLDITRDPRWGRIAESPGEDPYLASRFAEAFVHGYQGEDLAFHNTMLSCAKHFALYGAAEAGLDYNTVDMSQIRMYNDYFPPFKSAIEAGAGSVMTAFNEVNGIPASGNRWLMTEVLRNQWGFGGFVVSDYTSIMEMMEHGMGDLQTVSALALNAGVDLDMVGESFLKTLTSSLEKGIVNEGQINIACRRILEAKYKLGLFEDPYRYCDTGRAQTQIFTPEHLQVARETAAETFVLLKNEDQLLPLQKKGTIALIGPLANSRQNMAGTWSVGVNHDQSVTVIEGFHQVLGDRAEILYAKGSNLVDDPDLDRRTATRGIITFDSTRTAEQMRAEAVAAALKSDVIVAVVGEPAEMSGESASRTDINLPEGQQALLRDLSETGKPIILVLFTGRPLTITWEHENIPAILNVWFGGTQAGNAIADVIFGDVNPSGKLPSTFPQKLGQVPIYYNHKNTGRPLGETPWFRKFRTNYLDVTNEPLYPFGFGLSYSKFTYGDMKLDKTELNGEEELQVSISLTNEGLYDGAEVVQLYVRDIVGSVTRPVKELKGFQKIFLKAGETRVISFTLTPEDLKFYNAQLEYDWEPGEFIIMVGGNSRDVKTALISWQH, via the coding sequence ATGAAAATTAAACTGATAGCCCTTCTTGCTTTTTCTCTTCTGTTGTTTGCATGTAATCTTGGGGAGCCCGAAAACAACCAACCCGCAATGAATGACTTCCTGGATTCCCTGTTGAAACAAATGACCCTGGAAGAAAAGATTGGCCAACTGAACCTTTTGCCTGGTTATGAAGGGATCGTTACAGGGGAAGCCAGGGCATCAGTGATTGGCACCAGGATACAGGAAGGGAAGGTGGGTGCTATATTCAATGTGCGGTCCCCGGAAAAGATTCGTGAGATGCAAAGGGTGGCTGTGGAAGAAAGCAGGTTGGGAATCCCCCTTTTGTTTGGCCTGGATGTCATACACGGCTACAAAACAGGCTTTCCGATTCCACTTGGGCTGGCTGCCAGCTTCGATATGGACCTGATCCGGCAAATCGCCCGCATTTCTGCTATTGAAGCTACGGCCGACGGCATCAGCTGGACATTTTCTCCAATGTTGGATATCACCCGCGACCCGCGTTGGGGACGTATTGCCGAGAGCCCGGGAGAAGACCCCTACCTGGCCTCTCGTTTTGCTGAAGCCTTTGTGCATGGCTACCAGGGAGAGGACCTCGCCTTTCACAATACGATGCTCTCATGTGCCAAGCACTTTGCCTTATACGGAGCAGCCGAAGCCGGACTGGATTACAATACGGTTGATATGAGCCAAATCCGTATGTACAACGATTATTTTCCACCTTTTAAATCGGCAATAGAAGCTGGGGCTGGCAGCGTCATGACTGCTTTCAATGAGGTGAATGGGATACCTGCCTCCGGAAACCGCTGGCTGATGACTGAGGTGCTTCGCAACCAATGGGGATTTGGGGGATTTGTGGTTTCCGATTACACCTCCATCATGGAAATGATGGAACACGGAATGGGTGACTTGCAAACGGTTTCAGCATTGGCATTGAATGCCGGGGTGGATTTGGATATGGTCGGTGAAAGCTTCTTGAAAACTCTTACTAGTTCCCTTGAAAAAGGGATAGTCAATGAAGGGCAAATCAACATAGCCTGCCGAAGGATCCTTGAAGCAAAATATAAACTGGGCCTTTTTGAAGATCCTTATCGTTATTGTGACACCGGGCGTGCACAAACCCAGATATTTACACCAGAGCACCTTCAAGTGGCCCGGGAAACCGCTGCCGAAACTTTTGTGCTATTGAAAAATGAAGATCAGCTTTTACCCCTACAGAAGAAGGGTACCATCGCCCTGATCGGTCCCCTGGCCAACAGCCGTCAAAATATGGCAGGAACATGGAGTGTTGGCGTCAACCACGATCAATCGGTTACCGTTATTGAAGGTTTCCATCAGGTCCTGGGAGACAGGGCTGAAATTCTCTATGCCAAAGGTAGCAACCTTGTTGACGATCCTGACCTCGATCGCCGTACCGCCACCAGGGGGATAATTACCTTCGATTCGACCCGAACTGCTGAACAGATGAGAGCCGAGGCTGTCGCAGCAGCCCTTAAGAGTGATGTCATCGTGGCAGTGGTGGGTGAACCTGCCGAGATGAGCGGTGAAAGTGCCAGCAGAACGGATATCAACCTTCCCGAGGGGCAGCAAGCCCTGCTCCGGGACCTCTCAGAAACAGGTAAACCTATCATACTCGTGTTATTTACCGGGCGACCGCTAACCATAACCTGGGAACACGAAAACATCCCTGCCATTCTGAACGTCTGGTTCGGAGGCACCCAGGCAGGAAATGCAATTGCCGATGTGATCTTCGGCGATGTCAACCCTTCCGGAAAACTCCCATCCACCTTTCCTCAAAAACTTGGCCAGGTGCCCATCTATTATAACCATAAAAACACCGGTAGACCGCTGGGGGAAACGCCTTGGTTCAGGAAATTCCGCACGAATTACCTTGATGTCACCAACGAGCCATTATATCCCTTTGGTTTTGGCCTCAGTTATTCTAAATTCACGTATGGGGACATGAAACTGGACAAAACTGAACTGAATGGGGAAGAGGAGCTTCAGGTCTCCATTTCCCTTACCAACGAAGGGCTATATGATGGGGCAGAGGTGGTTCAACTCTATGTCCGCGACATTGTGGGCAGCGTCACACGGCCTGTGAAAGAACTCAAAGGCTTTCAAAAGATATTCCTGAAAGCAGGGGAAACCCGTGTTATATCTTTTACACTTACTCCTGAAGACCTTAAGTTTTACAATGCCCAGCTCGAATACGACTGGGAGCCAGGGGAGTTTATCATCATGGTCGGTGGCAACTCAAGGGATGTAAAAACGGCATTGATAAGCTGGCAGCATTAA